AAAATCTCTGAATTATCTCTGATTGAATGACTTTCTAGTCGGACCTCAGTATCACTGATGGGCGTGAtgaaacagtgatgtcacggtgtactgacacaccctggggtacacttctacatcactgcagcaaggtgtcagtcttgttttcagctgctgttaagttgctctttaatcAATGTGTAAATAACTTGGTCCCTGGTCTGCAGGTCTGTCACCTGGGAGGGATCCAGCACCTGGTGGACCAGCTAGATCACAAGGTGGCCGAGGTTCAGAAGAGCGCCTGCGGGGCCCTGAGGAACCTGGTGTACAGCAAGGCCACCGACAACAACAAGGTGGCGCTGAGGAACTGTGGCGGTGTGCCCGCCCTGCTGCGCCTCCTCAGGAAAACAACCGACAACGAAGTCCGCGAGCTCGTCACCGGTACGTCAGGTTTGATTAAAGGTGCTCtctggagttttcttgtaaacaaacaaaagttatgtttacattcagtgtttttctccaaaatgcattgtgggtaaccTTGACGTATATAACAACCTCGTTGGCAAAAGTAATaacccaaaacaaaagcagGTCAGGTGAAGAGTGGGAGCGGTGTTGTCAGCTCAGGTCCGTCTTTTTCCCCCTGAAGGGGTAAATCCAGGTGACAGCAGCATCCACGTTGACAAAAgcagcttccaaatgcaaagCATGACACATTGAAATCCCGCTGGGATGCGCGTGGGCATTCGTCTGCTTGCGAGGGTTCGTCGGCCACCCGGCCACCCGGCTCGCTGGCTGAACGTCGGTCTGTGTCGCCGTCTGACTGGCTGGCGGCGTATTAATCTGTGTATCGGCTGTTCTGTGGGAGGTGAGAGCGGCAGCGGCTTAAACACTCAGCGCGCAGTGTTGACAGAACAGATCTCGGCACAGTCCTCGGGACAGATGCTAAGATAATGTGCTTTGGAAACAGGATGCCGCTGACAGCTCTGCAGCCACACCACACATACTGTTTAATACCAGGAGATATGAGGCTGCGAGACGACTCGCACTCTTCAGGGAAACAGAGGAGGGTCTTCAGTTTGTTAGAAAGCTTTGGGAAAGTTTGTAGGATTTAGATTATTAAAGCTGGACTTTGGTGGATCCAAATGTCTGCAGGATGtccagtttctttctttcttttttctaccATATCCCAACATAAAGTGCACTGCTTCATATTCGGAAATATACCTGCACATTTAAAGATTCAACACTTTGCTTTTGCCTGTTTTGAAAGAACGGGGATAAACGAAGCGCACTGCAGCATCTAACTGTAACACTGTGACTTAAACTGATGACttcaatgtatttttacaaAGATTTTGCATCTTGCAGCTTACAGAGTGGAGCGAGGCTCTAACACTGTTGTGGTTTGATTCACACCCACGCGACAAATATGTGCCAGTGTAGGGTGCTTTGGAGGCTCCTGTGAAGTTTTAttgagtgtttttgtcttttgagttttattttgccCTCATTGTCAAATGTTTGGGGTTTCTTATATAAGCAGAATGTATTAATATATACCTCTTGTCCTTGCTCTGATATAACAGATTCTATCTGTAGCTGCAACGTCTCAAAATTCACCAGACTACTATgtgaaatgtagttttaagaggctgtattattatatcatttgtttaatctgcttAAAAACGACAGTTCGATGTTttatgggggttatgtgccgACCTCTTACTTGGCTGGgggcagttgccaggcaaccagcaaagTTACTAGTCcgagccaagaaatagtcccaccCATAACCCCATTAAAACAGTGTatggtcatttttacacttttggtttttgtttggattCAATTAATGAATGCTGAgttttacctttggacacatccaggctagctgtttccccctgtttccagtctttatgctaagctaagctaaccggcttcTGGCTTCTTCTACCTCTAAGCACTAGGATAGACAGAAACCTTCCAGTGCAGCTAGAAAAGTGACGTCTTTGCAAACGTTTTGAAATGTTAACTCTTCTTCATCGGCGCCCTGCACCCACAGGCGTCCTGTGGAACCTGTCCTCGTGTGACGCCGTGAAGATGACCATCATCCGCGACGCTCTGACCACGCTGACCAACACGGTCGTCATCCCCCACTCGGGCTGGAGCAGCGTCTCGCACCGCGACGAACACAAGGTCAAGTTCCagtcctccctgctgctgcgTAACACCACGGGCTGTCTGAGGTGAGGAAACAAACGCACCCCCTGATTCATGTGCTCATAAATTCatcgttttgttttgtcttacaAGACAGCTCAAGTCCTCAGATGATAAAATGATCCTCTCTTTGACtgaaaaatggaaacattttgtaaaaggcCTCTCTAACTATTGATGCCACCATTATTCTCGTTATTTATCAGCGTTAATCATAAAACCACGCAAAGCCCCTCTCATTTCttaataaaaatagatttcaCAAAGTGCCTGAGTTACCAGGCTGGCTCATTAAATCGAATCTCGTTTTGAAATGCAACGACGGCTTTTGGATTTATTGGTCGTCTGcgctgctttttttctgtctgcttttcattttaatgattcTGTAAAACCACATCTCATAATCACAGTCACATTATCGTCAGTGAGACGCCCGGTAATGGAGATTTTATGCAGGCATGAAGTCATGAAGTGTGCGTTAGACCACATTAGAGGCTGATATCTGAGGGCCAAACTGGACCTGCCGTCATCACGGTGCGTTCAAATCACATCAAAGCTGCTGTAACTACTAGTTTCTGACAAGTTAACGGCATTCAAGTTGTAGAAAAAAACGATTGAGATGCCTCATCATAGTACTATATTTTAAAGTTACAGACTTACAGCCATCTTGAGTCAGAAACACGGGAAtctttcagtctgtttgtgtcggCAGACCTGAAACCTGATTAAATTCCGCCGTGCAGACGGGGGCGACCCCTGAGAGGAGAATCTATTGAATGAATCTGACAGCTATGCTTTGCAATATTGGACTCTGATTGGCCGCCGTCTCCTCTAAATCAAATGAATTAAGCCTGCTGAGTGGAGACTTCCCAGTCCAAATGCTACAGACTGGCCTGATTGGACGGGTGCCAGCCATTTCTTCAGTGTCGGGAGCCAATCAGGACCAAGACCAGAAGCACTTACTGGGGCTCTTGCTGTCCAATAACTTTTAACTACTCAAACTAAATGAATTTTAATGGCCTCATTGAACATCTTTGATCATGACGGCAGAAAAACAGATTATTTATGTCCTCTGATAAGTGACTCTGTGCTGCGGAGCATGCACACTGACTGAGGCTGTACATTGATAGTATAGAAATGCATTGTGGGAGTTAAGCGCTGTTGTGCAGTCCTCTCATGTCAGCTCTCCATTAGCAGCTGCTGAAGGTTCCTATTGGAGGATCGGCTCCGTCCTTTACTGTATCTGGGCAGGTTTTTAAAGCCACCCTGTGGGGGAATCCACACATTGCACCTCAGTCTGAATTAATGGGtggctctctctgtgtgtgtgtgtgtgtgtgtgtgtgtgtgtgtgtgtgtgtgtgtgtgtgtgaggaaccTGAGCTCAGCAGGGGAGGAGGCGAGGAGTCAGCTGCGATGCTGTGAAGGTCTCATCGACTCGCTGCTTCACATCCTCAAAGCCTGCGTCAACACGTCCGACTACGACAGCAAggtgctgcacaaacacacaagtctACGTCACACTTTACTCCTCGGAGACTCCGTCACCTCCAACTAAACCCTTAACCCACGATGTAATAATTATGTTTCTCCCGCCTCAGATCGTGGAGAACAGCGTCTGCACCCTGAGGAACCTCTCGTACCGGCTGGAGGTGGAGATgccctcctctcgtctcctcgGCAACCAGGAGCTGGACACCCTGCTGGGCTTCTCCTCCCCGGCCAAGGAGCTGGACTACCTCTGCTGGGGCAAGAGGAGGCGCGGCAGGAAGAGGGGCGGCTGGCCTGACGACAAGGTACAAACACTGAGGAGGGTGGGGCTTTCCCCAAGAGGTGTTGAGGTCGGCGTGTTTCTGCATTCTGCATGTTGATTTGTGTGTTCGTGCAGTGGGACGGCGTCGGGCCGATCCCAGGTTTCTCCCAGGCTCTGAGGGGGGCGGAGCTGCTGTGGCACCCGATGGTGGTGAAGCCGTACCTCAACCTGCTGGCCGAGAGCTCCAACCCGGCCACGCTGGAGGGGGCCGCCGGGTCGCTGCAAAACCTCTCTGCTGGAAACTGGAAGGTGGaactcttttattttataatgtttcatttaatattAGAAATACCAcaacatttaatgtgtgtgtgtgtgtgtgtgtgtgtgtgtgtgtgtgtgtgtgtgtgtgtgtgtgtgtgtgtccagttcTCAGCCTACATCCGAGCGGCGGTGCGTAAGGAGAAAGGTCTGCCCATCCTGGTGGAGCTGCTGAGGATGGACAACGACCGGGTCGTCTGCTCCGTCGCCACTGCTCTCCGCAACATGGCGCTGGACAGCCGCAACAAGGAGCTGATAGGTCcaaacacacaccgacacacacacagaaactcaaacTGTGAAAAGATCTTCGCACTTCACTCAGGAACATCCGCAGCTTGTTCACAGAGTGACAGAAGTCCATTCATCCCAAAGAGTGATAACACATCGCCCCCTAGTGGACCACAGCTGTGTTGAaggtgtttcatgtgttttaagagagtcagtgtgtgttaacATTTCCTGAAACcctggaagagaggaagaggccaaaacactaaaaacaagataaataagaCTGTATTGACACTGtgctaaaacaaacaatattaaaataaagtcaGTTCTCTCGAAGCGCCTGTAAACTCATTTGGTGCAACATGAATCATGTGCGGTCCTTAATTACACCAGCTGTCAACCTGCGATAAAAGTCATGGCAGACCCACTTTGTCATAATTATTAAGAAGTACAGCTCCTCAGGGTGTTTGCACTCTGCATTACCCcaacaataaaacactaaaGTTAATAGAAAACAGAATGGATGCTGGTGAACagaaagaataaatacatttaatctcTTGGATGCACCTTTCCTCTCTTGAAATGGCCTCCTTCAGGAAAGTACGCCATGCGGGATCTGGTGAACCGGCTGCCCGGCGGCAGTCCGTCTGTGCTGTCGGACGACACGGTGGCGTCGGTCTGCTGCACGCTGCACGAGGTCACCAGCCGCAACATGGAGAACGCCAAAGCTTTAGCCGACAGCGGAGGCATCGAGAAGCTGGTGGACATCAGCAAAGGACGAGGGAAAGGGTacgaagcagcagagagacgcattttttcttttcattaagtGTTTTACTGGCATCATGATTATTTGTAATGATGTGACGTGTGCGTCTCACCGTCTCAGGTACTCGATGAAGGTCGTGAAGGCAGCAGCTCAGGTGTTGAACACGCTGTGGCAGTACAGAGAGCTGAGGAGCCTCTACAAACAGGTCGGCACCAGCAGAAGAAGACAAGAAACCTGCACTAATTATCTTAGTCACTGATGTTAAATTCCTGCACTGAAATGTCTTCTTCTTATAAATATGTGTGAATTTGAAACTCCGCAGTTCTGATAAAACTTTGTGTGCAGGACGGCTGGAACTACACTCACTTCGTCACTCCCGTCTCCACGCTGGAGCGAGACCGCTACCTTTCACAGCCGACCCTGCCCACCGGCCCGCTACAGATGTCCCCCGTCATCCAATCAGGTGGGAGAACCGGTGAGAGATGTCAAACTGGGGGGTCGCATCATGTCTAAAACAGATTCCTCGtatcaaacaaagacagaaagtttTATCTGTAATGCAGACGTGTTTTTCTCAGGTGGTAGTGCTACATCCTCGCCGGCAATGCTCGGGATCAGAAGACACAGCTCCAACTATCAGAGGGCGCAGTCATCTATGCAACTCGACACGTATTTTGGAGACAACAGTTTACACAAACAGCCGTACACAGGTTCGTATGGGTTAGCTTGCACTGTGGCGTCCCTCAGGGATCTATGTTTGGaccactgtgtttctgtctaaCCGCCGattcattcatgtttattaATAAGCAAACTTGCCACCAGATTAACACCAAATTATGACTTTTCCACTTCAGGGTCTGAGAAGAAAACTCCGTATTTCATCGGGACATATTCTTCCCAGTCGGGAGAGGATTTGAGGAGATCCCAGGTAAGAAGTGTTGCTGGAAAAACTGGTaaaaattcactggtttcagcttctcaaatgtcaatatttgctggttttctctgtctAACATGATaagaaactgaatattttgggggttttggactCTTAGTTGGACAAAGCAGTTTTAAGACGTCACCGTGGACATTAAACTTGTTCCTCTCCCAGCACACAGAGCCATTTTACGACGAACCAGACAGGAAGAACTACAACAGCTACAGAATGTACCTGTCGTCCCCACAAGGCTACGGAGAGGAGCCCTACGAGGACGAACCGGTCCACCTGACCCCGTCCTCCCCCGACGGCTACGCCAGCCAGTCCCTTCGATTCAAAGCCAACACCAACTACGTggacttctactccaccacacgGAGGCCTTCAAACAGGGCGAACAAGTTCACCGGCTCCCCCGACTCCTGGGTGTAGAAACGAAACGGACGCCGCGTACGTCGAGCTTCGCCGTCTGTTTCCGTGGGTGTTTGTGCGTGTGGGGAGTGCACGTGGGTGTGTGCGCTGTGTGGTTGTGTGAAAGGTTGAGgatgcatgtgaatgtgtgtgcatctgtgttgaACCTGTACTGAATGACCAGGGCTCGGTTTGCTACGTGCAGCTTTTGACTAAGTTAGACCACGTGCACAATACTGACGATAAACATGAACCATTCTTTGGTTTTTtaacaactaaaaaaaacattctgccAAGTTTAAAACCGCAGAAATGGAGCATCAGATCGTTCgataaaggacatttttttgAGTAATAGtcttgacctgctggtggctgcAAATAGCAAACAGTTTAAAAGGAAgaaggacatttttttaaagcttcTGGATAACAGCTGAAGAAATGTCACACAGCAGTAGTTGCATGAAGCAGTGGGCATCCTGTTGGAGTTTCTTTGGCTTCCAGCCGCTCaaattttgttttcaatttgttttcaatttgttttcaatttgttttccaCCATTAAATGCTGGACAGGCGGTGCACAGCGCCTCGGACTCAACGTGAAGGATCAGCAAACCCAAACAATCAGTGCATTTACATCCAAAAAACAGAATGCTCCctggaaacaaacataaataccatatttccatcatgttttccacatCGTTTGTGGTTTAACTGGTGCTCTTTAAATGACATCAACTGTCGTCTCTGTTTATCTCGATGCACTCAACTTCTCATAACAGAAGTGGACGGAAACGCACTTTAATTTGGTTCAAATTTGTGCAAAGTTTAGATGTAAACTTGGCTAATGAGCTGAAGGTTGTTGCCTCCGACTCTGTTCAGCGATGATGGAAAACATTACAcgatgaaaaatgtaaaaaaaaatggcagatAGGACATTTCGGATAAAACTTTTTGGACTTTTATCTGCATTATTATGGACGTGGACTTAGTTGAAAGGTGCTTTTTGGGAAAACCCGGCCCTAACATTGTTGTTCACCAGAGTGTTTGTTAAGGTCAACTGATAtcatttttctctgcagtaaaagtgtgcagtgtgttggCTTTATGACATAAATATCGTTCGCCAGAGAAAGCTGAGGATCCTGGGACAAATACTATTTACTGTTGAAAGGGATTAATCATATGAAGTAAATAAAACCACCACACTCCTCCAAACAGGACAAAAAGTTGCTCTAAAAGTTGAATATTATTTGACCCAGGTTTTGGAGAGGAGAAACTGACCTTTAAAGACTCAGAGAACCAGGGTTACATCTGTAACCCTTTGCTTTTCTGTATGTTGGCCAAAAGTGCAGTATATCATGAAGTATGTGAAATATGTGACAAAAACACGTGAAAATCTCTTTGTACAGATACAATGGTTTAACCGTCCTGTTACATTGTTGTATTCAATATGTAGAACTTTATATGTGATTGTGTGAAGAagatttttctattatttattgattatttttattaatttactcGTGACCTGACCAAAATACCCcgtctgtctgttctgtctgaaactgatgatgatgatgatgatgtgcaaTGTTACAGAGGGAAATATATGTATAGGGATTAAAGATTATATCATGACAAGATAACTGAAAGTCTTTTCGTCTTATTTTGAcgcaagaaaaagacaaagaaatgaaagttAAATAGATATATCTTTATTAGCTTTAATTGCATCAGTTGTAGGTATATTCAGACATATGATGCCACAGCCAGAACAAACAAAGGGaactaacaaaacaaacattttgcaaaCTCAAAATGTACATCATGATGAGGTAAATGCACGGTGTTTGCCCTCCCTGAGCATGCCTTTAACACAAGCTCTTGTCCATGCAGTTACATTCACATATTCGGGCCGTCCTGCTCGCTCAAAACAGCCGCAATCAAACGTCAAATGAAGAACCCTGACGGCCTTCGTCAAAGGAAATATCCAACGGGACAACGCGGTGCATTCAGAAACATGCTAAACTGGCAGCACgaaggaaagcagcacatctaaAATATCTCTGATTAAAGGGTGAAGGGCTCTCGTCGATTACaagcttttgcttttattttgaaaccttGCAAGGTGCGTTTATCTGTGAAGAGTTCATAAGTGGAAGTCTCTTATTCTGGAGGTGTTTCTGAAGGCACAAGGTGTGGCAGAGTGAAAAACAGACTTTTCCAGGATTGTCCAGGATTacgttgttttctgtttttcttcttgctcgtgtttttcattgttttgtcataaTCTCCGTGTTTTTAaggtctctgattggctgatcaGGAGCTTTACACAGTGAGTGCAGAACAGTACTCTTCATACcgaataaattaaatgtttgaaagGAGATATTCTTCTTTCGTAACATAACAAACCAGACTGTAGTGCTGTCTGTGTCCTGGGagctcctgattggctggtcAGTGTCCCGGCAGGACTACAGTACGATACAGTcgatcaaatcaaaacaaatcctCTCGAGTATTCAGCTATAATCTGGCAAATATCTCAGCAGGGGACGCACtgtttgaagtttgttttttgacGATTGTCACCTGAAGGGAGACAAAAGAGGTAACTGGGAAAATGTCAAGAAAGTgacatttccagtctttatgctaagctaagctagccagctgctggctttaGCATCTTATTGAATGGGCAAATAACTCTCGGtaagaaagcgaataaacatgtttcccaaaatgtcaaagtgttgGTTTAAATGAATGAAGGCTGGTTTAAGATTAAATTATAAAACTACAGGTTCTTTGGAAAGCCGTTCAAACTTAAAGTCGCAGAAACCTGTTAAACTTCAGAGCAGGTGACCTCGGCTTCCTCCGTTTCTAATTTATCCTTCAGGCAGAAACTCAGGGCCTCGTTTATAAATGTTACACTTCACTCTGTTgcataaatgtgaaaacaaatgaaacaatctatAATCAGGAGAATCACAGATTGATCAGTTTTTCCTAAAAGCATAATTTAGGACATAAAGCAGGACGTTTTCTAAATGAGGCCTCTGATATCTACATTCagcaaatgaaacatgtttACATCTCATATCTCATATCAGTATATACACTATAGATGATGCGGTGACAGTCTGTCGTGATGGCCTCCCATTGGTGCTCCAACGGGAGGGGCGGAGCTTGTGGTTCCAGGTGGAGCGATGGGCATGCATCAAGTTGTTTATGGTCCGTCTGCAGGAAGAAATAAAGCTTTAGTTTAAAAGAGATTATGGCCTCCAGTTTCTGTTTTCAGAGTCAAATTTTCAATATTTATAATCggttaaagtgttttttgtttatatatttatatttacatacatctTTATATTCATAAAAGCAAAGGGAAACGTTTTTATATGGCACCATTCACAcaaaaagtgcttttaaaacatttttacaggaAATTGGAAACACAATAAGAAAATTTAGAGGAAATCCTGATATAAGAATAAAACTAGACATAAAAACGCAACATGAGGCTGCAGACGATCACTGGATTCTTTAACATATTCGTATTTTTATCACATGACTTTTCTATGAGCAACACGTCGCAAGCGCCACAAGACTTTTCTTCAGGGTACTCACAGGGTTAACTTGCGGTTGTGGTGTTAGTTGTGGGCGTAGACGCCTCCGGCTctgatggagctgctgatggGGGACGACAGTGGATGGTGGCCTGGCCGGATGGGCTTTGCTGAGGCACAAAGAAGAAAGTCATTCATAGCGTATATATAATAATTCCTTCTGTCTAAGTCTTAAGTATCTGAGTGTCAGCTCACCGATCTGTGCAGAGTACCCCCTCCTGGACATGTTCTTGGCCCGGACGGCCTCCTTGATGCGGTCCACCTCCTGCTGGTAGCGC
This genomic window from Enoplosus armatus isolate fEnoArm2 chromosome 24, fEnoArm2.hap1, whole genome shotgun sequence contains:
- the LOC139306926 gene encoding plakophilin-4-like codes for the protein MEEGDAEGEGPMAVREGPSGHGLQPNASSTTTTTNLLASVKEQELQFERLTRELEEERQIVASQLERCMLGAESPAGDSSSSSEKSFAWRSAGGESQGGVVEVSGCPGRHLEAEEGLYLPEPDRASLHDSEGSGGHSAQMTSYSDSGYQDSSVSYYSNQNVVRSEPRASISRSPRAEGQASGQVSGRMLRRMASLPSRSQSPGGGTAGTVSPSRISLRTSQGSTYDSPILSEPKPLAAIFPGTSMPPSCPSPTSPSEGTQALGGSGGGGGGGGVLGGGGRLGSTLSLVEGRGLTGSPLRSGMTAVPQHYGSTLPRQSQPLAYGADPYGLYQRSALPRPDSLIGLHSSYAGHAGQIDPELRAALSPDCHMTPVFDERSFHSPLYHSPTHDPQGSLYRTNTGMGTLPRATSHCGTLPYQRSSYGLSTAALYVDSYRVSGEPVFSHRHSGLVERVATRTPSIESIHKDPREFAWRDPELPEVIHMLQHHFPSVQANAAAYLQHLCYGDNRVKVEVCHLGGIQHLVDQLDHKVAEVQKSACGALRNLVYSKATDNNKVALRNCGGVPALLRLLRKTTDNEVRELVTGVLWNLSSCDAVKMTIIRDALTTLTNTVVIPHSGWSSVSHRDEHKVKFQSSLLLRNTTGCLRNLSSAGEEARSQLRCCEGLIDSLLHILKACVNTSDYDSKIVENSVCTLRNLSYRLEVEMPSSRLLGNQELDTLLGFSSPAKELDYLCWGKRRRGRKRGGWPDDKWDGVGPIPGFSQALRGAELLWHPMVVKPYLNLLAESSNPATLEGAAGSLQNLSAGNWKFSAYIRAAVRKEKGLPILVELLRMDNDRVVCSVATALRNMALDSRNKELIGKYAMRDLVNRLPGGSPSVLSDDTVASVCCTLHEVTSRNMENAKALADSGGIEKLVDISKGRGKGYSMKVVKAAAQVLNTLWQYRELRSLYKQDGWNYTHFVTPVSTLERDRYLSQPTLPTGPLQMSPVIQSGGSATSSPAMLGIRRHSSNYQRAQSSMQLDTYFGDNSLHKQPYTGSEKKTPYFIGTYSSQSGEDLRRSQHTEPFYDEPDRKNYNSYRMYLSSPQGYGEEPYEDEPVHLTPSSPDGYASQSLRFKANTNYVDFYSTTRRPSNRANKFTGSPDSWV